In Nicotiana tabacum cultivar K326 chromosome 2, ASM71507v2, whole genome shotgun sequence, the following proteins share a genomic window:
- the LOC107821505 gene encoding gibberellin 2-beta-dioxygenase 1-like gives MVVLTKPGIDHFPIVKNCKLSSFFNGVPLIDLSKPNSKNLIVKACEEFGFFKVINHSVPTEFITKLESEAIKFFSSPLSEKQKAGPADPFGYGNKKIGPNGDVGWVEYILLSTNSEFNYHKFASILGVNPETIRAAVNDYVSAVKKMACEILEMLAEGLNIHPRNVFSKLLMDEKSDSVFRLNHYPPCPEIQQFSDNNLIGFGEHTDPQIISVLRSNNTSGLQILLKNGHWISVPPDPNSFFINVGDSLQVMTNGRFKSVRHRVLANSVKSRLSMIYFGGPPLSEKIAPLASLMEGEESLYEEFTWFEYKKSAYKTRLADNRLVLFEKVAAS, from the exons ATGGTGGTCTTAACTAAACCTGGCATTGACCATTTCCCCATAGTCAAAAACTGCAAATTATCCTCATTCTTCAATGGTGTTCCATTGATAGACCTCTCTAAACCTAACTCTAAGAACCTTATTGTTAAGGCCTGTGAAGAATTTGGATTCTTCAAAGTCATTAACCATAGCGTCCCTACGGAATTCATAACTAAACTTGAATCTGAAGCCATCAAATTCTTCTCCTCTCCCCTTTCTGAGAAACAAAAAGCTGGGCCAGCTGATCCTTTTGGCTATGGAAACAAGAAGATTGGACCCAATGGCGATGTTGGTTGGGTCGAATACATTCTCCTGTCAACTAACTCTGAATTCAACTACCACAAGTTTGCATCTATATTAGGTGTAAACCCAGAAACAATTCG GGCTGCAGTAAATGATTATGTGTCAGCAGTGAAGAAAATGGCGTGTGAAATTCTTGAAATGTTAGCAGAAGGATTAAATATTCATCCTAGGAACGTTTTCAGTAAACTTCTAATGGACGAAAAGAGTGACTCTGTTTTCAGGCTCAATCACTATCCCCCTTGTCCCGAGATTCAACAATTCAGTGACAATAATTTGATTGGATTTGGAGAGCATACTGACCCACAAATCATATCAGTATTGAGATCCAACAACACTTCCGGACTTCAAATATTACTCAAAAATGGCCACTGGATTTCTGTCCCACCTGATCCAAATTCTTTCTTCATTAATGTTGGTGATTCATTGCAG GTGATGACTAACGGGAGGTTTAAGAGTGTAAGGCATAGGGTTTTGGCCAACAGTGTAAAATCAAGGTTATCAATGATATATTTTGGAGGGCCGCCATTGAGTGAAAAGATAGCACCTTTGGCATCACTAATGGAAGGGGAAGAAAGCCTGTACGAAGAGTTTACGTGGTTTGAGTACAAAAAATCTGCATATAAGACTAGACTAGCTGATAATAGATTGGTCCTATTTGAGAAAGTTGCAGCCTCGtaa